A window of Chitinophagales bacterium contains these coding sequences:
- a CDS encoding NAD(P)-binding domain-containing protein produces MHIAIIGTGNVGGALATQWSKTGHQIQLGVKDINQFKGKELLQNDNTRALFITEAAALSEVILLAIPPVAIDDVLPLMGDLTGKVVIDATNSINNQVHGHPTLFHYLAAQTKADLVKCFNSTGFENMLHPIYPTGPLDMFMAGDNQRAKTIAHQLALDCGFGSCIDFGKSDKVELLEKFALCWINLAIMQGIGRGIGWKLVRR; encoded by the coding sequence ATGCATATAGCCATCATTGGAACGGGAAATGTGGGCGGCGCCCTGGCCACCCAATGGTCAAAAACAGGTCACCAAATTCAATTAGGAGTGAAAGACATTAACCAATTCAAGGGAAAGGAATTATTACAGAATGATAATACCCGGGCCCTGTTCATTACCGAGGCGGCGGCTCTATCAGAGGTGATCCTCCTGGCCATTCCTCCAGTAGCCATTGATGATGTACTGCCCTTGATGGGTGATCTTACCGGAAAAGTCGTGATCGATGCCACCAATAGCATCAATAACCAGGTACATGGCCACCCTACCCTTTTCCATTACCTCGCCGCACAAACAAAAGCCGATCTGGTGAAATGTTTTAACTCCACAGGGTTCGAAAACATGCTCCATCCCATTTATCCCACCGGACCACTCGATATGTTTATGGCCGGTGACAATCAAAGGGCCAAGACAATAGCCCATCAACTCGCCCTCGATTGCGGTTTTGGATCATGTATTGATTTTGGTAAAAGTGATAAGGTAGAACTCTTGGAAAAGTTTGCACTCTGTTGGATCAATCTGGCTATAATGCAGGGCATTGGTAGGGGGATTGGGTGGAAGCTTGTAAGGAGGTGA
- a CDS encoding AAA family ATPase yields the protein MHITIRVAWHNNGWNGHVCNEPEKNTYCIGRHSYPGDSIKEKRDLEWEQREDVKGKSCSSFTDKFPACSLSINAFSTEPTKAIVDAPEWFNEDAKPAVLDIPQATVCIWPYEGMYSEDVLREPNTGQKYNYDNRLQNAKDYFAQLKEDQTLLFYYANYSNPFSEDETPKYVVVGLSRLKKIGKIQFYEDVSDEVKAKNAGGFVWQMPLTSHYPDEGFAIPYQKYMDRPEVLERIVLVPDYQRNFKYATRPVSDDDSLALVERFIEIVNYLIEIGDDTQNWEERRKWLLNLFTELWKKRGAYPGLPEVMAHIDFVEAIDYYKKRVPKGHDKLAYQNIKDFLSGTATEIPGVAIPAARLKEVKRNWQLMEQEEKDVLLNCLVRFALSGTQIANILSVKREQNSLYVSLKDIIENPYLLCEQYVGDDIDDHISFHSIDHGIIPNPDLGIENIFPKNAAERFRALCVDVLKRETVHSFISQTKALFHINNKLSYLPDWKNHQFTPKYFEVDAEFIEKAVKFRKHNEENFLYLIEVYEDERLIETVMNELQQRADIPLKVEITDKTFFNLLKDPNSPLNNKAPEQYEAALKGQAKVCQKVFTKPVCVIAGAAGTGKTTILKSIIKSIEKAHGAGTGIILLAPTGKASERIKEKSGKTASTIHSFLANQNRAWLNDNFTFKRRGGKVDGSITTLIVDECSMIDLSLFATLFRSINWNSVQRLILVGDPNQLPPIGHGKVFSDVIEWMKMSSPDNLGKLDINVRQLENKAKGDGNGILELAEIFIQEKQSEENFNKAKQEQILKRVQQGGVIDKDLSVQYWNDMDDLELMLKSIIIKDLEEQTGEEAEPGKFYNIWGKAIRLNNDYADPIYLQVLSPYRGEFYGTDYLNTFFQELFNGYQAKKSQLDGIALYDKVIQFRNRPKSNQISAYSWTEKRNVKIDIYNGEIGFVVPHPFDKTKVGSPYYRLKNLQVKFDRRNDYNINYGFRKDFYDKIMFNEPVEENIELGYVISVHKAQGSEFNRVYFILPKKSSPLLSMELLYTAITRAQKHLTIFAQEDVSTFIQLSKIEKSNIRKINSSIFEFEPLPDLLFALSANWYEDQKVIATLSKYFVRSKSEMNIANILQLKGIPFEYEVPKFAPNGSMYLPDFTIRWQGTEYFWEHVGRLDLPEYKNHWETKKKWYDKHFPGQLLVTYEGPDQTRQIAEILKTKFNILVD from the coding sequence ATGCATATTACAATTCGTGTGGCATGGCACAACAATGGATGGAACGGTCATGTTTGCAATGAACCTGAGAAAAATACTTATTGCATCGGCAGGCATTCTTATCCAGGCGATTCAATAAAAGAAAAGCGAGACCTGGAATGGGAGCAAAGAGAAGACGTAAAGGGTAAATCTTGCAGTTCATTTACTGATAAATTTCCTGCGTGCAGTCTCAGCATTAATGCCTTTAGCACTGAGCCAACAAAAGCAATTGTAGATGCACCGGAATGGTTTAATGAAGATGCTAAACCTGCCGTTCTTGATATTCCTCAGGCAACTGTTTGTATCTGGCCTTATGAAGGAATGTATTCCGAAGATGTATTAAGAGAGCCCAATACAGGGCAGAAATATAATTACGATAACCGGCTGCAAAATGCCAAAGATTATTTTGCACAGCTAAAAGAAGATCAGACACTATTATTCTATTATGCAAATTACAGTAATCCATTTAGTGAAGATGAAACGCCAAAATATGTTGTAGTAGGGCTTTCAAGATTAAAAAAAATTGGTAAGATTCAGTTCTATGAAGATGTTTCAGATGAAGTGAAAGCAAAGAATGCAGGTGGTTTTGTGTGGCAGATGCCGCTTACTTCTCACTATCCGGATGAAGGCTTTGCTATACCATATCAAAAATACATGGACAGGCCCGAAGTGCTGGAGAGGATTGTGCTGGTTCCCGATTATCAGCGCAATTTTAAATATGCAACACGGCCTGTTTCGGATGATGATTCATTGGCATTGGTAGAGAGGTTTATTGAAATAGTGAATTACCTGATTGAAATTGGCGATGATACCCAGAACTGGGAAGAAAGAAGAAAATGGCTGCTTAATCTTTTTACAGAGTTATGGAAAAAGCGGGGTGCTTATCCCGGCTTGCCAGAGGTAATGGCTCATATTGATTTTGTTGAAGCCATTGACTATTACAAAAAGAGAGTACCAAAAGGTCACGATAAGTTGGCTTACCAAAACATTAAAGATTTTCTTTCGGGCACTGCTACAGAAATACCTGGTGTGGCAATACCGGCTGCAAGGTTAAAAGAAGTAAAACGCAACTGGCAGTTGATGGAGCAAGAAGAAAAAGATGTCCTGTTAAATTGCCTTGTACGCTTTGCTTTATCTGGTACACAAATAGCCAACATACTTTCAGTAAAGAGAGAACAAAACAGCCTTTATGTATCGCTGAAAGATATTATTGAAAACCCCTACCTGCTATGCGAACAATATGTAGGTGATGATATTGATGACCATATTTCTTTTCATTCGATAGACCATGGTATCATTCCGAACCCCGATTTAGGTATTGAAAACATCTTTCCTAAAAATGCTGCTGAACGCTTTCGGGCATTGTGTGTGGATGTACTGAAAAGGGAAACAGTTCATTCTTTTATTTCCCAAACAAAAGCATTGTTTCATATCAATAACAAACTGAGTTATTTGCCCGACTGGAAAAATCATCAATTCACTCCTAAGTATTTTGAAGTAGATGCGGAGTTTATTGAGAAGGCCGTTAAGTTCAGGAAGCATAATGAAGAAAATTTTCTCTACCTGATTGAAGTGTATGAAGATGAAAGATTGATAGAAACAGTGATGAATGAGTTACAGCAAAGGGCTGATATACCTTTAAAAGTTGAGATTACTGATAAGACATTCTTCAACTTGTTGAAAGACCCCAATAGTCCTTTGAACAATAAAGCGCCGGAGCAATATGAGGCGGCATTAAAGGGACAGGCAAAAGTTTGCCAGAAAGTATTTACTAAACCGGTATGTGTAATTGCCGGCGCTGCCGGCACAGGAAAAACCACCATCCTGAAGTCAATTATTAAAAGTATTGAAAAAGCACATGGTGCCGGCACTGGCATCATATTATTAGCTCCTACGGGTAAAGCATCGGAACGCATAAAGGAAAAGTCAGGTAAAACAGCATCTACCATTCATTCATTCCTGGCAAATCAAAACAGGGCTTGGTTGAATGACAACTTTACTTTTAAACGAAGAGGTGGTAAAGTAGATGGCTCTATTACCACACTTATTGTTGACGAATGTTCAATGATTGACTTATCACTTTTTGCCACTTTATTCCGTAGCATTAACTGGAATAGTGTACAGCGATTGATTCTTGTTGGCGACCCAAACCAGTTACCACCTATCGGGCATGGTAAAGTATTTTCAGATGTAATTGAATGGATGAAGATGAGCAGCCCTGATAATTTGGGCAAGCTGGATATTAATGTCCGGCAGTTGGAAAATAAGGCAAAGGGTGATGGTAATGGTATATTGGAATTAGCAGAGATCTTTATTCAGGAAAAGCAATCCGAAGAAAATTTTAATAAGGCAAAACAGGAACAAATATTAAAAAGAGTGCAGCAGGGCGGTGTGATAGATAAAGACCTTTCAGTACAGTATTGGAACGATATGGATGATCTGGAGCTGATGCTGAAATCAATTATCATTAAAGACCTGGAGGAACAAACCGGGGAAGAAGCAGAACCGGGCAAGTTTTATAATATCTGGGGTAAAGCCATCCGGCTTAACAACGATTATGCAGATCCTATATACCTGCAAGTCCTTTCACCGTACAGGGGTGAATTTTACGGAACAGATTACCTGAACACTTTCTTTCAGGAACTCTTTAATGGCTATCAGGCAAAGAAAAGCCAGTTGGATGGAATTGCATTGTATGATAAAGTCATTCAATTCAGGAACCGGCCAAAGTCAAATCAAATAAGTGCATACAGTTGGACTGAAAAGAGAAATGTCAAGATTGATATTTACAATGGTGAAATAGGTTTTGTAGTTCCCCATCCTTTTGATAAAACAAAAGTGGGCTCACCTTATTATCGCTTAAAGAATTTACAGGTGAAGTTTGACAGACGGAATGACTATAATATCAATTACGGGTTCAGGAAAGATTTCTATGACAAAATCATGTTCAATGAACCGGTAGAAGAAAATATTGAATTGGGATATGTTATTTCGGTACATAAGGCGCAGGGCAGTGAATTTAACAGGGTATATTTTATTCTGCCAAAGAAAAGCAGTCCCTTATTGTCAATGGAATTGCTTTATACTGCCATAACAAGGGCGCAGAAACATCTTACCATTTTTGCTCAGGAAGATGTTTCCACTTTTATACAGCTTAGTAAGATTGAAAAATCAAATATCCGCAAGATTAACTCTTCTATATTTGAATTTGAACCTTTACCGGATTTACTCTTTGCATTGTCTGCAAACTGGTACGAAGACCAGAAGGTGATTGCAACGCTGTCAAAGTATTTTGTTCGTTCCAAATCAGAAATGAACATTGCCAATATTCTCCAGCTCAAAGGCATTCCTTTTGAGTACGAAGTACCAAAGTTTGCTCCCAATGGTTCCATGTATCTTCCTGATTTTACTATCCGCTGGCAGGGAACCGAATATTTTTGGGAGCATGTTGGCCGCCTGGATTTACCGGAATATAAAAATCATTGGGAAACCAAAAAGAAATGGTATGACAAACATTTCCCAGGTCAGTTATTAGTAACCTACGAAGGGCCGGATCAGACAAGACAAATAGCTGAAATCCTAAAGACAAAGTTCAATATTTTGGTCGATTAA
- a CDS encoding putative DNA binding domain-containing protein, with product MKSEQLIKELLKQQESEQLEFMEGVRKDAIGQTICSFLNNNGGQLLLGVTARKLPKHIANAAKVTKELEQYLVKEIIPEAAVMVSVEKVDKKDLILIKVWGGSKQPYVFGGTIYYRKGENTVQASSKEISELIHNRQKTEIHWERQPALGVELEDLDLEEIQITMEKAITDNRIKESKKEPIDFLSYFGLYQNGYFTNAAVILFAKKPFRFLPQARVRVAYLQEGKGGAKYFDDQLLEGNLFKNIDSVQQFFDRHLSLSRSFNQKNWQRNDDYLFPMSALREGVMNALVHRDYSNSSGSVAILLYPDKLEITNAGKLPLPLTALKRNHLSMPVNPDIAHMVFLRGYIEKIGRGTLKILDACKEAGLKMPVWSKDSNSVKLTFFSKVKLQTPGVVEDNSAIRQLIDEVAKEVTDVVKARLIRIIEIVQVKPGIKTKDLVSELGVAERTIKENLKVLLDSGLVVYEGSKKAGGYMAGKKVQRKLP from the coding sequence ACTGGAGTTCATGGAAGGTGTTCGTAAAGATGCCATTGGCCAAACTATCTGTTCCTTTCTCAATAATAACGGGGGGCAATTGTTGTTAGGTGTTACAGCAAGAAAACTACCGAAGCATATTGCTAATGCTGCTAAGGTCACAAAAGAATTAGAGCAATACCTTGTTAAAGAAATAATCCCTGAAGCAGCCGTAATGGTTTCTGTAGAAAAGGTTGATAAAAAAGATTTGATATTGATAAAGGTTTGGGGCGGTTCAAAACAACCTTATGTTTTTGGCGGCACTATTTATTATAGGAAAGGAGAAAATACCGTCCAGGCATCTTCAAAGGAAATTTCTGAGTTAATACATAACCGGCAGAAAACAGAGATTCATTGGGAAAGGCAACCGGCTTTGGGTGTTGAACTGGAAGATTTGGATTTAGAGGAAATTCAAATCACCATGGAGAAGGCAATTACTGATAATAGAATCAAGGAAAGTAAAAAGGAACCAATTGATTTTCTTTCATACTTCGGCTTATATCAGAATGGTTACTTCACCAATGCGGCTGTAATCTTATTTGCTAAAAAACCTTTCCGGTTTTTGCCGCAAGCCCGGGTCCGGGTTGCATACTTACAGGAAGGAAAGGGCGGCGCAAAATATTTTGATGATCAGTTACTGGAAGGTAACCTGTTTAAGAACATAGATTCTGTCCAGCAATTCTTTGACCGGCATTTGTCATTATCACGAAGTTTTAATCAAAAAAACTGGCAACGTAATGATGATTATTTATTTCCGATGTCAGCGCTTCGGGAGGGTGTTATGAATGCTCTTGTGCATAGAGATTACTCAAATAGCTCTGGTTCCGTCGCTATTTTATTATATCCCGATAAACTTGAAATAACTAATGCAGGAAAGTTGCCGCTTCCGTTAACTGCATTAAAAAGAAACCATCTTTCAATGCCTGTTAATCCTGATATAGCCCACATGGTTTTTTTGCGGGGATATATTGAGAAAATAGGGCGTGGTACTTTGAAAATACTGGATGCATGTAAAGAAGCAGGTTTGAAAATGCCGGTATGGTCGAAAGATAGTAATTCAGTTAAGCTGACTTTTTTCAGCAAGGTTAAATTACAAACGCCGGGAGTAGTTGAAGATAATTCAGCAATAAGGCAGCTTATTGATGAAGTTGCTAAAGAGGTTACTGATGTAGTTAAAGCAAGACTTATTCGGATTATAGAAATTGTTCAGGTTAAACCTGGTATTAAAACAAAGGATTTAGTGAGTGAATTAGGTGTAGCAGAACGTACAATAAAGGAGAATTTAAAAGTGCTGTTGGATAGTGGATTGGTGGTGTATGAGGGTAGTAAGAAAGCAGGTGGTTATATGGCAGGAAAAAAGGTACAAAGAAAGCTGCCTTAA
- a CDS encoding helix-turn-helix transcriptional regulator — protein sequence MFFHFNDKSSILLFFFLNGWVLTLLLLIKSYQKRELANLFLALFIFLATLYISPFMLGYAGWYSKEPYRQFLFYAPLQHLFWIPPVLFLYVRSLLDRSFRLSWKHGLHFLPGALYLFYILGLWVIDGVSNNETGFYADGRDKDLDPWYQITGFFFLVYYSIRSVREYFRYLRLTYESVSFADRIRFRWLRFVLFLFLLLLVLRILFFLFNPEWGQFGSKYWYYLCFSVVTYLLGIIGYGNSMVTPTSFDIFSEKTNAAPTQHEKDESAQPDNLLSTSQTSPDPALAAIREIIIHFMENKKGYEDPMLTVTDLSRAINIHPKKISFVINKSFGKNFNDYVNGYRVQAVIDRIGLGKHDTQTLMGLAYDAGFNSKSTFLRAFKKETGLNPSEFVRKKGSNPDLGRLNAETD from the coding sequence ATGTTTTTCCATTTCAACGACAAGAGCAGTATTCTCTTATTCTTTTTCCTGAATGGATGGGTGCTGACCCTGCTGCTTTTGATCAAGAGCTACCAGAAAAGGGAATTGGCTAACCTGTTTCTTGCTCTGTTTATTTTTCTGGCAACCCTGTATATCTCCCCCTTTATGCTGGGATATGCGGGTTGGTATTCGAAAGAACCTTACCGCCAATTTCTCTTTTATGCCCCGCTTCAGCATTTATTTTGGATACCACCTGTTCTGTTCCTCTATGTACGCTCCCTGCTTGATCGGTCCTTTCGCCTGAGTTGGAAACACGGGTTGCATTTTCTCCCAGGGGCCCTTTATTTATTCTATATCCTTGGTCTCTGGGTGATAGATGGGGTATCCAATAACGAAACGGGATTTTATGCAGACGGGAGAGATAAGGACCTGGACCCCTGGTACCAGATAACCGGGTTTTTCTTCCTGGTCTATTATTCCATTCGGTCGGTAAGGGAATATTTCAGGTATCTCCGGTTAACCTATGAGTCGGTTAGTTTCGCTGACCGCATCCGGTTCAGGTGGCTCAGGTTTGTTCTTTTCCTTTTTTTGCTGCTGCTGGTCCTACGCATACTGTTCTTCCTGTTCAATCCGGAATGGGGCCAGTTTGGAAGTAAATACTGGTACTATCTCTGTTTTTCTGTGGTCACCTACCTGCTGGGTATCATTGGTTATGGAAATAGCATGGTGACCCCCACCTCCTTTGATATTTTTTCAGAAAAAACCAATGCTGCGCCCACGCAGCATGAGAAAGATGAATCAGCGCAACCGGATAATTTGCTTTCCACCAGCCAGACTTCTCCAGATCCGGCGCTTGCAGCGATTCGGGAAATCATCATTCATTTTATGGAAAATAAAAAAGGGTATGAAGACCCCATGCTTACCGTTACCGACCTCAGCCGGGCCATTAATATACATCCCAAAAAAATATCATTTGTTATCAATAAATCCTTTGGAAAAAATTTTAATGACTATGTAAATGGCTACCGGGTACAGGCGGTGATTGACCGGATCGGACTTGGAAAACACGATACCCAAACCCTGATGGGACTGGCCTACGATGCCGGGTTCAATTCAAAGTCCACCTTCCTGAGGGCATTTAAAAAGGAGACGGGCTTAAATCCCAGTGAATTTGTGCGGAAAAAGGGTTCAAATCCTGATTTGGGGCGGCTTAATGCAGAGACAGATTGA
- a CDS encoding SAM-dependent DNA methyltransferase — MSKENTAAIVSKVWSFCNPLRDIGVGYGDYLEQLTYLLFLKMADEYSRPPYNRKLPIPAEYNWESLTSKRGDALELHYTKVLTALSKQKGILGQIFVQSQNKIKEPAMLYKIVDMIDKEQWAVLGADIKGTIYEGLLEKNAEDTKSGAGQYFTPRALIKAMVECLRPQPNKTIADPACGTGGFFLAAYDYIAKGKLDADQKKFLKHKTFFGNEIVAGTRRMALMNMFLHNIGDIDSENFISPTDALIADSGLRVDYVLANPPFGKKSSMTFTNAEGEQDSEDLTYNRQDFWVTTSNKQLNFLQHIRTMLKSTGMAGVVLPDNVLFEGGAGETIRKKLLETTDLHTILRLPTGIFYKPGVKANVLFFDNKPASKDPWTKEIWIYDFRTNIHFTLKKNPMKLDDLQDFINCYNPANRHKRKEIFNAETNPEGRWRKFTYDDIVSRDKTSLDITWIKDKSLADLDNLPDPDVLAGDIIENLEAGLECFREIMLTINGKE, encoded by the coding sequence ATGAGTAAAGAAAATACAGCCGCAATTGTCAGTAAGGTTTGGTCATTCTGCAATCCCTTACGGGATATTGGTGTTGGCTATGGGGATTACCTGGAGCAGCTAACTTATTTGCTGTTTTTAAAAATGGCAGATGAGTATAGCAGGCCGCCTTATAACCGCAAGCTGCCGATTCCAGCAGAATACAATTGGGAAAGCCTCACTTCAAAAAGAGGCGATGCACTGGAACTGCATTATACAAAAGTGCTGACAGCCCTTTCAAAACAAAAAGGAATACTCGGGCAGATTTTTGTGCAGAGCCAGAACAAAATAAAAGAACCGGCCATGCTCTATAAAATCGTTGACATGATTGACAAAGAGCAATGGGCTGTATTGGGTGCCGACATTAAAGGAACTATCTATGAAGGCTTGCTGGAAAAGAATGCAGAAGATACCAAAAGCGGTGCAGGGCAATACTTCACCCCAAGGGCATTGATTAAAGCAATGGTGGAATGTCTGCGGCCTCAACCCAACAAAACAATTGCCGACCCGGCCTGCGGCACGGGAGGGTTCTTTTTAGCAGCATATGACTATATCGCAAAAGGAAAATTGGATGCAGATCAGAAAAAGTTTTTAAAACATAAGACTTTCTTCGGTAATGAAATTGTAGCAGGTACAAGAAGAATGGCATTGATGAATATGTTCCTGCACAACATTGGAGATATTGATAGTGAGAATTTCATTTCACCTACTGATGCTTTGATTGCAGATTCAGGTTTGCGGGTAGATTATGTGTTGGCTAATCCGCCATTTGGTAAAAAGAGCAGCATGACTTTTACCAATGCTGAAGGCGAACAGGACAGCGAAGATTTAACCTATAACCGTCAGGACTTTTGGGTAACTACAAGCAACAAACAATTAAATTTTTTGCAACACATCCGCACAATGCTAAAATCAACCGGAATGGCGGGAGTTGTATTACCGGATAATGTCTTGTTTGAAGGTGGAGCAGGTGAAACCATCCGTAAAAAATTATTAGAGACAACTGACCTGCACACCATCCTCCGTTTGCCTACCGGTATATTCTATAAGCCGGGTGTAAAAGCTAATGTCTTGTTTTTTGATAATAAGCCAGCCAGCAAAGACCCGTGGACAAAGGAGATTTGGATTTACGATTTCAGAACGAATATCCATTTCACACTGAAGAAAAATCCAATGAAGCTGGATGATTTGCAGGACTTCATTAATTGTTACAACCCTGCTAACCGGCATAAACGCAAAGAAATTTTTAATGCTGAAACAAATCCTGAAGGCAGGTGGAGAAAATTTACTTATGATGATATTGTCAGCCGTGATAAAACCAGTTTAGATATTACCTGGATAAAAGATAAATCATTGGCTGACCTTGATAACCTGCCCGACCCGGATGTACTGGCAGGTGACATCATTGAAAATCTTGAAGCAGGACTGGAATGTTTCAGGGAAATAATGTTAACTATTAACGGAAAAGAATAG